One Alcaligenes ammonioxydans DNA segment encodes these proteins:
- the kdpC gene encoding potassium-transporting ATPase subunit KdpC: protein MSTHHFLVSTLAAPTMRSLLRPVLVSAVFFMLLTGIAYPLATTFIGTALFPDQAKGSLIQRDGQVVGSRQIGQYFSQPAYFHGRPSATVGVDPADPSQSIAQPYNAAASGAGNQGVLSSSLLDAVAERSKAYRLMNGLAEDAPVPVDAVTASASGLDPHISVANARLQAARIARMRDMSLAQVQVLIDRYTQARQWGVLGEPRVQVLELNLALDRVKPVQPAVR, encoded by the coding sequence ATGTCTACCCATCACTTTTTGGTTTCGACACTGGCTGCCCCGACGATGAGAAGCTTGTTGCGGCCGGTATTGGTGTCTGCTGTGTTTTTTATGCTGTTGACGGGCATTGCCTACCCCTTGGCCACGACCTTTATCGGCACCGCCCTGTTCCCGGATCAGGCAAAGGGCAGCCTGATTCAACGTGATGGCCAGGTCGTAGGCTCCCGCCAGATTGGCCAGTACTTCAGCCAGCCCGCGTACTTTCACGGCCGCCCCAGCGCGACTGTGGGAGTGGACCCGGCAGATCCTTCCCAAAGTATTGCCCAACCCTATAACGCCGCGGCCAGCGGGGCTGGCAATCAGGGCGTGTTAAGCAGCAGTTTGCTGGATGCTGTGGCGGAGCGCAGCAAGGCCTATCGCCTGATGAACGGTTTGGCAGAGGATGCACCCGTGCCGGTGGATGCCGTGACGGCGTCGGCATCGGGGCTGGACCCCCATATCTCGGTAGCCAATGCCCGTTTGCAGGCCGCTCGTATTGCCAGGATGCGGGACATGTCGCTGGCTCAGGTCCAGGTCTTGATCGATCGCTACACCCAGGCCCGTCAATGGGGAGTGCTGGGCGAGCCGCGTGTGCAGGTCTTGGAGCTTAATCTGGCACTGGACAGGGTCAAGCCTGTTCAGCCCGCCGTGCGTTAG
- the kdpB gene encoding potassium-transporting ATPase subunit KdpB encodes MQEAGHSSSLRAIPWGTVCKEAFKKLSPRAQFKNPVMCVVYLGSIVTSLLGMQALLGQGEAPAGFIWSVSAWLWFTVLFANAAEAVAEGRGKAQADALRSTRKRVMARVLKEPARDSRAWPVPSDELLPGAYVLVEAGEIIPADGEILQGAASVDESAITGESAPVIRESGGDFCSVTGGTRVLSDWIVMRVTAKPGEAFLDRMIAMVEGARRGKTPNEIALTILLVALTLIFLLVCVTLLPFSSFATVLTGQGSPVTMTALIALLVCLIPTTIGALLSAVGVAGMSRMMQANVLASSGRAIEAAGDVDVLLLDKTGTITLGNREAWAFLPAPQVSEQALADAAQLASLADETPEGRSIVVLAKQLFHLRGRELHGARTIAFSAHTRMSGIDIDGRQIRKGAASTMRAHIESLGGIFPPELDGLVNELARRGSTPLVVTEGNKALGVVELKDIVKGGIKERFAELRAMGIKTIMITGDNPLTAAAIAAEAGVDDYLAEATPEDKLQLIRRYQDEGRLVAMTGDGTNDAPALAQADVAVAMNSGTQAAKEAGNMVDLDSNPTKLLRVVEVGKQMIMTRGALTTFSIANDLAKYFAIIPAAFVVTYPALGALNVMQLHSPATAILSAVIFNALIIIALIPLALRGVKYRAEPASRLLKRNLLIYGLGGLIAPFVGIKLIDLLLTPFFG; translated from the coding sequence ATGCAAGAGGCGGGTCATTCATCGTCATTGCGCGCCATACCGTGGGGAACGGTGTGCAAGGAAGCCTTCAAAAAACTCTCGCCCCGGGCGCAATTCAAAAACCCGGTGATGTGCGTGGTGTATCTGGGCAGCATTGTGACCAGCTTGCTGGGCATGCAGGCTCTGCTGGGCCAGGGTGAGGCTCCGGCCGGATTCATCTGGTCGGTGTCGGCCTGGTTGTGGTTTACGGTCCTGTTTGCCAATGCGGCCGAGGCCGTAGCGGAAGGGCGGGGCAAGGCGCAAGCCGATGCATTGCGTTCCACCCGCAAGCGGGTCATGGCCAGGGTATTGAAAGAACCCGCGCGCGATAGCCGTGCCTGGCCGGTCCCCAGCGACGAGCTGCTGCCGGGCGCTTACGTGTTGGTTGAGGCAGGCGAGATTATCCCCGCCGATGGGGAGATTTTGCAGGGTGCCGCCTCGGTGGACGAGTCTGCCATTACAGGTGAGTCGGCGCCGGTGATCCGTGAGTCCGGGGGAGACTTCTGTTCCGTCACGGGCGGTACCCGGGTGCTGTCAGACTGGATCGTGATGCGGGTGACCGCCAAACCGGGTGAGGCCTTTCTGGATCGCATGATAGCAATGGTGGAGGGGGCCAGGCGTGGCAAAACCCCCAACGAGATTGCTTTGACGATTTTACTGGTGGCCTTGACGCTGATCTTCTTGCTGGTGTGCGTCACCTTGTTGCCTTTTTCCAGCTTTGCGACGGTGCTGACCGGACAAGGTTCACCTGTCACGATGACAGCCCTGATTGCTTTGTTGGTGTGCCTGATTCCCACCACCATCGGCGCCTTGCTGTCGGCAGTGGGGGTTGCTGGCATGAGCCGCATGATGCAAGCCAATGTGCTGGCGAGTTCTGGCCGCGCTATCGAGGCAGCCGGGGATGTGGATGTTTTGCTGCTGGACAAGACCGGCACGATCACGCTGGGCAACCGGGAAGCCTGGGCGTTTCTGCCCGCGCCGCAGGTGTCTGAGCAGGCTCTGGCCGATGCCGCCCAATTGGCCTCGCTGGCGGACGAGACTCCCGAGGGGCGCTCCATTGTGGTCTTGGCCAAGCAACTGTTTCATTTGCGAGGCCGTGAGCTGCATGGCGCGCGAACCATTGCCTTTAGCGCCCATACCCGCATGAGTGGAATTGATATTGACGGTCGTCAGATCCGAAAAGGCGCGGCGAGCACGATGCGCGCTCACATTGAATCGTTGGGAGGTATTTTTCCGCCTGAACTGGATGGTCTGGTCAATGAGCTGGCGCGACGGGGCAGCACGCCGCTGGTGGTGACCGAAGGCAATAAAGCGCTGGGTGTGGTGGAGCTGAAAGACATCGTCAAAGGCGGGATCAAGGAGCGGTTTGCTGAGCTGCGGGCTATGGGGATCAAGACCATCATGATTACCGGGGACAACCCGTTGACGGCCGCAGCCATCGCGGCCGAGGCCGGGGTGGATGACTATCTGGCCGAAGCCACGCCGGAGGACAAGCTGCAGTTGATCCGGCGTTATCAGGATGAAGGGCGACTGGTTGCCATGACGGGTGACGGGACCAATGATGCTCCTGCGCTGGCCCAGGCTGATGTGGCCGTGGCGATGAACAGTGGCACGCAGGCGGCCAAAGAGGCGGGCAATATGGTCGATCTGGACAGCAATCCCACCAAGCTGTTGCGAGTGGTGGAAGTGGGCAAACAGATGATTATGACCCGCGGCGCCTTGACGACTTTCAGTATTGCAAATGATCTGGCCAAGTACTTTGCGATTATTCCCGCGGCTTTTGTAGTCACTTATCCCGCTCTGGGTGCCTTGAATGTGATGCAGTTGCACAGCCCGGCCACTGCCATTCTGTCTGCAGTCATTTTCAATGCCCTGATTATCATCGCTCTGATTCCCTTGGCCTTGCGGGGGGTGAAATACCGTGCCGAACCGGCCAGCCGTTTACTCAAGCGAAACCTCTTGATTTACGGCCTAGGCGGGCTGATCGCTCCGTTTGTCGGCATCAAGTTGATTGATCTGCTGCTGACGCCGTTTTTTGGATAA
- a CDS encoding sensor histidine kinase, translating into MSLEDRPDPDELLQVVGEDPHQPRRGQLKIFFGACAGVGKTYAMLKEAHQRQSEGVSVAIGIVETHGRQETQTLLQGLPVLARKEYQRQGRVITEFDLDAALVSGYQLLLVDELAHSNLEGSRHAKRWQDVEELLDAGIDVYTALNVQHLDSLNEVVGGIVGVRVRETVPDRIFDRAADVLLVDLPPDDLLARLNAGKVYLADSVAQARQHFFRRGNLIALRELALRRVADRVNADVHVYRISHAIRTVWPTRELLMVCVSADSAQEALIREGARLAQQWQTPWIVLHVDTPSESGQIKAQEALVRLAASAQHAGAEFANIAGQDVAHTVLAYARQRNATKLILGNSSARSRWPWRPALSERLARSNPEIGLLLVRVDTVQRPIRPLELETPMAQGKALSIASIICVVTTLLAEQLLPFFELSNVIMLFLITVVFTALRLGRLAGVWASLLSVAFFDFFFVEPRYSFSVTDTQYVFTFGVMLVVALIIGQLAARLQAEARAARDGERRAAALTRVSRDLAGALALEQVLAVCRDTLEPLFEMPMVLVVPDQHNQLVATRHTSFVELSVAQWVFDHMEAAGKGTETLNGASALYLPLKGPMAPRGVLVAQSGAAASLRTPDGRRLLDACCFILAQALERIHYVAIAQDTVLRMEGEKMRNTLLSAVSHDLRTPLTVIRGLAETLEQPKGLGETEQRDIARAIRVESDELRRQVSNLLDLARMQNEGVKLHKEWHALGDIVGIALARCAAALQPRQVVTEFAADLPLVEVDGVMLERVVTNLLDNAAKYTPDTSTIWLRGVWAGQSMYLLISDDGPGLPPGDPERLFDTFTRGQKESSVAGVGLGLGLCRTIIAAHGGTISARPRLPQGVVFEIRLPWKAAPRMESDELPT; encoded by the coding sequence ATGTCGCTTGAAGATAGGCCGGACCCGGATGAGCTGTTGCAGGTGGTTGGCGAGGACCCGCACCAGCCTCGCCGGGGGCAGCTCAAGATCTTCTTTGGAGCGTGCGCCGGTGTGGGGAAAACCTACGCCATGCTCAAGGAAGCGCATCAGCGTCAGTCCGAGGGAGTGTCCGTTGCGATTGGTATTGTGGAGACGCATGGCCGTCAGGAAACACAGACGTTGCTGCAGGGGCTGCCCGTACTGGCGCGCAAGGAGTATCAGCGCCAGGGTCGGGTGATCACCGAGTTTGATCTGGATGCGGCCCTTGTGTCGGGGTATCAGTTGCTGCTGGTCGATGAGCTGGCCCATTCCAATCTTGAGGGTAGCCGTCATGCCAAACGCTGGCAGGATGTGGAAGAGCTGCTGGATGCGGGAATCGATGTGTATACCGCGTTGAATGTGCAACATCTGGACAGCCTGAATGAGGTGGTGGGGGGCATTGTCGGGGTGCGGGTTCGGGAGACCGTTCCAGACCGGATATTTGATCGTGCGGCCGATGTGCTGCTGGTGGATCTGCCCCCGGATGATCTGTTGGCTCGCTTGAATGCCGGCAAAGTGTATCTGGCGGACTCGGTGGCCCAGGCGCGTCAACACTTCTTTCGTCGGGGCAATCTGATTGCCTTGCGTGAACTGGCCTTGCGTCGCGTGGCGGACCGGGTCAATGCCGATGTGCATGTCTACCGAATCTCCCATGCCATACGAACCGTCTGGCCTACTCGTGAACTGTTAATGGTGTGCGTCAGTGCGGACAGTGCCCAGGAAGCGCTGATTCGGGAGGGGGCGCGGCTGGCCCAGCAATGGCAAACGCCCTGGATCGTGCTGCATGTGGACACGCCATCGGAAAGCGGTCAGATCAAGGCGCAGGAAGCGTTGGTGCGCCTGGCGGCCAGTGCGCAGCATGCCGGCGCTGAGTTTGCCAATATTGCCGGTCAGGATGTGGCTCATACCGTCCTGGCCTACGCACGGCAACGCAATGCCACCAAGTTGATTCTGGGTAACTCCTCGGCACGTTCGCGCTGGCCCTGGCGGCCTGCCTTGTCGGAGCGGCTGGCGCGTAGCAACCCCGAGATTGGCCTGCTGCTCGTGCGTGTGGATACGGTTCAGCGACCTATCCGCCCCCTTGAGCTGGAGACCCCCATGGCGCAGGGCAAAGCCCTGTCGATTGCCTCCATCATCTGTGTGGTGACGACCTTGCTGGCGGAGCAGTTGTTGCCGTTTTTTGAACTCTCCAATGTGATCATGCTGTTTTTGATCACGGTGGTCTTTACCGCCTTGCGCTTGGGACGGTTGGCCGGTGTGTGGGCCTCGCTGTTGTCGGTGGCCTTCTTTGATTTTTTCTTTGTGGAACCCCGCTATTCGTTTTCGGTTACGGATACCCAGTATGTCTTCACGTTTGGTGTGATGTTGGTGGTGGCCTTGATTATTGGTCAGCTGGCAGCCCGTTTGCAGGCCGAGGCACGAGCGGCGCGCGATGGCGAGCGCCGGGCGGCGGCGTTGACGCGTGTCAGTCGGGATCTGGCCGGGGCGCTGGCATTGGAGCAGGTGCTGGCCGTGTGCCGCGATACCCTGGAGCCTTTGTTTGAGATGCCGATGGTGCTGGTTGTGCCGGATCAGCATAATCAGCTGGTCGCAACTCGCCATACGAGCTTTGTGGAGCTTTCAGTCGCGCAATGGGTGTTCGACCACATGGAAGCGGCGGGCAAGGGAACTGAAACCCTGAATGGGGCCAGTGCCTTGTACTTGCCCTTGAAAGGCCCGATGGCCCCGCGTGGTGTGCTGGTGGCACAGTCTGGTGCGGCAGCTTCGTTACGAACACCCGATGGGCGGCGCTTGCTGGATGCGTGCTGCTTTATATTGGCGCAAGCTCTTGAACGCATTCACTATGTGGCCATCGCCCAAGACACAGTGCTCCGCATGGAGGGGGAGAAAATGCGCAATACCTTGCTGTCGGCCGTCTCGCATGATTTACGTACGCCCTTGACTGTGATCCGGGGTCTGGCTGAAACCCTGGAGCAACCCAAGGGCCTGGGTGAAACAGAACAGCGCGATATTGCGAGGGCCATACGTGTGGAGTCTGATGAGTTGCGTCGTCAGGTGTCCAACTTGCTGGACCTGGCCCGTATGCAAAATGAAGGAGTCAAACTGCACAAGGAGTGGCATGCCTTGGGCGATATTGTGGGGATTGCGCTTGCCCGTTGCGCGGCCGCCTTGCAGCCTCGTCAGGTCGTGACCGAGTTCGCTGCGGACCTGCCGTTAGTCGAAGTCGATGGTGTCATGTTGGAGAGGGTGGTGACGAATCTGCTGGATAATGCCGCCAAGTACACGCCCGATACCAGCACGATCTGGCTGAGGGGGGTGTGGGCGGGTCAGTCCATGTATTTGCTGATCAGCGATGATGGTCCCGGTTTGCCACCAGGGGATCCCGAGCGATTGTTTGATACTTTCACACGGGGACAGAAAGAATCCTCCGTGGCGGGGGTGGGCTTGGGGCTGGGACTGTGTCGAACGATTATTGCTGCACATGGTGGTACGATCAGCGCCAGGCCGCGCTTGCCGCAGGGGGTGGTCTTTGAGATTCGCCTGCCCTGGAAAGCGGCCCCCCGTATGGAGAGTGACGAGCTACCGACATGA
- a CDS encoding response regulator, translated as MNKAQILIVEDESNIRRFVRIALEQEGMAVIEASTLAQARMDAATRRPDLMIVDLGLPDGDGKDLIRDLRGWVYSPILVLSARDREEEKVAALNAGADDYLAKPFGVPELLARIRALLRRSQLVPNVQVASSRVRFGGVQVDLASHEVTRDGQAVHLTPIEFRLLTALIRGHGKVLTHQHLLHETWGPAYSDRPHYLRVYMMQLRQKLEQDAAQPKYLLTELQVGYRLAGLEVQA; from the coding sequence ATGAACAAAGCCCAGATACTGATCGTGGAGGATGAATCCAATATCCGTCGTTTCGTACGGATTGCCCTGGAGCAGGAGGGCATGGCCGTGATCGAAGCCAGCACCTTGGCGCAAGCGCGTATGGACGCGGCAACCCGTCGTCCCGACTTGATGATTGTGGATTTGGGTCTGCCAGACGGAGACGGCAAGGACTTGATTCGCGATCTGCGCGGCTGGGTCTATTCTCCGATTCTGGTCCTGTCTGCCCGGGATCGAGAAGAAGAGAAGGTGGCGGCCCTGAATGCCGGCGCGGATGACTATCTGGCCAAACCCTTTGGCGTGCCGGAGCTGTTGGCCCGTATACGCGCTTTGTTGCGGCGCTCCCAATTGGTGCCAAACGTGCAGGTAGCCTCGTCGCGGGTCCGCTTTGGAGGGGTGCAGGTCGATCTGGCGTCTCATGAGGTGACGCGGGATGGGCAGGCCGTGCATTTGACGCCTATTGAGTTTCGTCTCCTGACGGCCCTGATTCGGGGGCATGGCAAGGTATTGACGCATCAACATTTGTTGCACGAAACCTGGGGGCCTGCTTACTCAGACCGGCCGCATTATCTGCGGGTGTACATGATGCAGTTGCGTCAAAAGCTGGAGCAGGATGCCGCACAGCCCAAGTATCTGCTGACGGAACTGCAGGTGGGGTATCGCTTGGCGGGTCTGGAAGTTCAGGCGTAA
- the argF gene encoding ornithine carbamoyltransferase, which translates to MDAIVQAGPLRHFLQFRDFSHDEILYVLERARLIKDKFKRYQPHHTLHDRTLAMVFEKASTRTRVSFEAGMYQLGGSVIHLTTTDSQLGRSEPIEDTARVVSRMVDIVMIRTFEQTRLERFASHSRVPVINGLTNEFHPCQILADIFTFIEHRGDIKGKTVAWIGDANNMAYTWLQAAEILGFTLHVSAPNGYHLESDRTGNPDSSILREFDDPLEACKGAHLVTTDVWTSMGYEDENEERRKAFADWCVDQEMMDVADPSALFMHCLPAHRGEEVTGEVIDGPQSVVWDEAENRLHVQKALMEFLILGRQQA; encoded by the coding sequence ATGGATGCCATCGTGCAAGCAGGACCGCTTCGGCACTTTCTGCAATTTCGCGACTTTTCTCACGACGAAATTTTATATGTGCTGGAACGCGCACGCCTGATCAAAGACAAGTTCAAACGCTATCAGCCGCACCACACATTGCACGACCGCACCTTGGCGATGGTTTTTGAAAAAGCCAGCACCCGTACCCGTGTCTCGTTTGAAGCCGGCATGTATCAACTGGGCGGCTCGGTCATTCATTTGACCACCACTGACTCGCAGCTGGGCCGCTCCGAACCCATTGAAGATACCGCACGCGTGGTTTCGCGCATGGTCGATATCGTCATGATCCGCACCTTCGAGCAGACCCGCCTGGAACGCTTTGCCTCCCACTCGCGAGTGCCGGTCATCAATGGACTGACTAACGAGTTTCACCCTTGCCAGATTCTGGCCGACATCTTTACCTTTATCGAGCATCGCGGCGATATCAAGGGCAAGACCGTGGCCTGGATCGGAGACGCCAACAATATGGCGTATACCTGGCTGCAAGCGGCAGAAATTCTGGGCTTCACGCTGCATGTGTCGGCCCCTAACGGCTACCACCTGGAGTCGGATCGCACCGGCAACCCGGACTCCAGCATTCTGCGCGAATTCGACGATCCCTTGGAAGCCTGCAAGGGCGCGCACCTGGTTACCACGGACGTGTGGACCAGCATGGGTTACGAAGACGAGAACGAAGAGCGTCGCAAAGCCTTTGCAGACTGGTGTGTGGATCAGGAGATGATGGATGTGGCGGACCCGAGCGCCCTCTTTATGCATTGCCTGCCCGCTCATCGCGGCGAGGAAGTCACCGGCGAAGTCATCGACGGCCCACAAAGTGTGGTCTGGGATGAAGCTGAAAACCGCCTGCATGTTCAGAAAGCATTGATGGAGTTCCTGATTCTGGGACGCCAGCAAGCCTGA
- a CDS encoding DUF3579 domain-containing protein has translation MTEPVKQLVIHGVTRQDQRFRPSDWAERLAGVMSQFRPAGAMGGHLTYSPYVVPRLIDGVRCVVVDARLRELEPLAWKFVCGFAQDNNLKISGIDPENMDPVES, from the coding sequence ATGACAGAGCCAGTGAAGCAACTTGTAATCCATGGTGTGACCCGGCAGGATCAGCGTTTTCGTCCCAGCGACTGGGCAGAACGCTTGGCCGGTGTAATGTCCCAGTTTCGCCCGGCTGGGGCGATGGGTGGCCATTTGACCTACTCGCCCTATGTGGTGCCGCGGCTGATTGACGGCGTGCGCTGCGTGGTGGTGGATGCTCGTCTGCGAGAGCTCGAGCCTTTGGCCTGGAAATTCGTCTGTGGCTTTGCGCAAGACAATAATTTGAAAATCAGCGGTATCGATCCCGAGAATATGGACCCTGTTGAGTCCTGA
- a CDS encoding 2-hydroxyacid dehydrogenase: protein MTRPIVLQLASLAQHPYFDDIDRHFERISLQDLNQLSDEQIARVQVLLTSAVTATPASLMERLPALQAICSVGVGYDSIDVQAARQRGIQVSTTPDVLNDCVADMAWALLLDAARRVTESDRYVRAGHWDRPNGFGLGTRVSGKKLGIVGLGRIGQTIARRAGGFDMELRYHNRRPRHDVPWHYEPSLIELAYWADFLVIAAVGGDETRGLINVDVLNALGPHGILVNIARGSVVDETALIAALQQGRLGAAGLDVFEKEPQVPAALRDLNQVVLAPHTASATRETREAMLSLTLENILQFQKTGKVLTPLTL from the coding sequence ATGACACGTCCCATCGTGCTGCAACTGGCATCTTTGGCCCAGCACCCCTATTTTGACGATATCGACCGTCATTTCGAGCGCATCTCCCTTCAAGACCTGAATCAGCTCTCTGACGAGCAGATTGCACGCGTCCAGGTATTGTTAACCAGCGCTGTCACCGCCACCCCCGCTTCCTTGATGGAGCGCCTGCCTGCGTTGCAAGCAATTTGCAGTGTAGGGGTAGGCTACGACTCTATCGACGTCCAGGCGGCCAGGCAGCGCGGGATTCAAGTCAGCACCACCCCCGACGTTCTGAACGACTGCGTGGCCGATATGGCCTGGGCCTTGCTGCTGGACGCGGCTCGCCGCGTCACTGAATCCGATCGCTATGTGCGCGCTGGCCACTGGGACCGACCAAATGGCTTCGGGCTGGGCACGCGAGTGAGCGGCAAGAAACTGGGTATTGTGGGGCTAGGCCGCATTGGACAGACTATTGCCCGCCGAGCCGGCGGCTTTGATATGGAGCTGCGCTATCACAACCGCCGTCCGCGCCACGATGTGCCCTGGCACTATGAACCGTCCCTGATCGAACTGGCCTATTGGGCAGATTTCCTGGTGATCGCCGCCGTGGGCGGTGATGAAACACGGGGACTGATCAATGTCGACGTCCTGAACGCCCTGGGCCCGCACGGGATTCTGGTCAATATTGCCCGAGGCAGTGTCGTCGATGAAACGGCATTGATTGCCGCCTTGCAACAGGGACGGCTGGGCGCGGCAGGGCTGGATGTCTTCGAAAAGGAACCCCAGGTTCCTGCGGCCTTGCGCGATCTGAACCAGGTTGTCCTGGCGCCGCACACCGCCAGCGCCACCCGGGAAACACGCGAAGCCATGCTCTCGCTGACACTGGAAAACATCTTGCAGTTTCAGAAAACGGGCAAGGTACTGACGCCGCTGACACTATAA
- the rpsT gene encoding 30S ribosomal protein S20, giving the protein MANTAQARKRARQAVARNKHNASIRSMLRTAIKRVRQAIEAGDKTAANEVFRKATSIIDRVADKNIIHKNKAARHKSRLSAAIKALA; this is encoded by the coding sequence ATGGCTAATACCGCACAAGCACGCAAGCGCGCCCGCCAAGCAGTGGCTCGCAACAAACACAACGCCAGCATCCGTTCCATGCTGCGTACCGCTATCAAGCGCGTTCGCCAGGCTATCGAAGCCGGCGACAAAACTGCTGCTAACGAAGTATTCCGCAAAGCGACCAGCATCATTGATCGCGTTGCCGACAAGAACATCATTCACAAGAACAAGGCTGCCCGCCACAAGAGCCGCCTGTCTGCTGCTATCAAGGCACTGGCCTGA